One window of Manihot esculenta cultivar AM560-2 chromosome 17, M.esculenta_v8, whole genome shotgun sequence genomic DNA carries:
- the LOC110605408 gene encoding chloroplast stem-loop binding protein of 41 kDa a, chloroplastic-like produces the protein FLFLLSSPRISLSSPSSQSSPLSSILSISPTFFTYPTFSRCLSTSTFTVKASAAKKKVHIVNTNSGGHVVIGFYCAKELLGFGHKVTIMTVGDQNSDKMKRPPFTKFTEIVSAGWRTVWGDPAEVGKAVEGATFDVVLDSNGKDLDAVRPVADWSKNKIDDVLDLSSMLATAVENLEAVSNKIFNCAKLLIMSA, from the exons tttctatttcttttatcCTCTCCGCgcatctctctttcttctccttcctctCAATCCTCCCCTCTCTCTTCTATTCTCTCTATTTCTCCAACTTTCTTTACATACCCCACATTTTCAAGGTGCCTCTCTACCTCAACCTTCACTGTCAAGGCTAGTGCCGCAAAGAAGAAGGTCCATATAGTTAACACAAACAGCGGTGGTCATGTAGTTATTGGGTTCTATTGTGCGAAAGAGCTTCTGGGTTTTGGCCATAAGGTTACTATCATGACGGTTGGTGATCAGAATTCTGACAAAATGAAAAGGCCGCCATTCACCAAATTCACA GAAATTGTGAGTGCGGGATGGCGGACGGTGTGGGGAGACCCAGCAGAAGTTGGAAAAGCTGTGGAAGGAGCAACCTTTGATGTGGTGTTAGATAGCAATGGTAAGGACCTTGAtgctgtgag GCCTGTAGCGGACTGGTCCAAGAACAAAATTGACGATGTTTT AGACTTGTCCTCTATGCTTGCAACAGCTGTTGAGAATCTAGAAGCTGTAAGTAACAAAATATTCAATTGC GCTAAATTGCTGATAATGTCCGCCTGA
- the LOC110604367 gene encoding pentatricopeptide repeat-containing protein At1g77360, mitochondrial: MAALAENPRTKLQLRLHSQSNHYPTHHDTVDVSSSARLFSEILSHTDPKDVESALSSSGIPPTPDLVHQVLKLSYNNPSSAVVFFRWVGRAHKPTPYAWNLMVDLLGKNGLFESMWDAIRSMKQENVLSIATFASVFGSYCAAGRFDEAVMSFDVMDKYGIQQDVVAVNSLLSAMCNEDNQTIKALEFFERVKSKIPPDGDTFAILLEGWEKEGNPAKARTTFGEMVVRIGWSPSNMPAYDAFLTTLVQASQTDEALKFLHVMKGKACMPGLKFFSNALDMFCKQNDHVNAVPLWDTMVGSGVVPNLIMYNRMISLLCNKSDIDNAFRLLDEMVFNGVFPDFLTYNMIFQCLIKDKKVYQVGKFFCEMTKNEMLPNHLDCAAAIAVLMDGDDPEMAIEIWDYMVENHVLPLDESANALLIGLCNLGRLSEVRRFADDMLDRKINIYESTMSKLKGTFYKEGSSARDRFDNLSRRWRAT; encoded by the coding sequence ATGGCTGCTTTGGCTGAAAACCCTAGGACCAAGCTCCAATTACGTCTCCATTCGCAATCCAACCACTACCCAACCCACCACGACACCGTTGATGTTTCCTCATCAGCTAGACTCTTCTCTGAGATTCTTAGTCATACCGATCCTAAAGATGTTGAATCTGCACTCTCCTCCTCTGGAATTCCTCCTACCCCTGATCTTGTCCATCAAGTCCTTAAGCTTAGTTACAACAATCCCTCTTCTGCTGTGGTGTTTTTCCGGTGGGTGGGCCGGGCACATAAACCCACCCCTTATGCATGGAACCTGATGGTGGATTTACTTGGCAAGAATGGGCTTTTTGAATCCATGTGGGATGCAATTCGCTCTATGAAGCAAGAAAATGTATTGTCGATAGCGACTTTTGCTTCTGTTTTTGGGAGTTATTGTGCAGCTGGCAGATTTGATGAAGCTGTAATGAGCTTTGATGTTATGGATAAGTATGGGATTCAGCAAGATGTTGTTGCTGTGAATTCGCTTTTGAGCGCTATGTGTAATGAGGATAATCAGACAATAAAGGCATTGGAGTTTTTTGAAAGGGTAAAATCTAAGATACCCCCAGATGGTGATACATTTGCTATTTTGTTGGAAGGGTGGGAGAAGGAAGGCAACCCTGCCAAAGCAAGGACTACATTTGGTGAGATGGTTGTTCGCATCGGATGGAGCCCATCAAACATGCCGGCTTATGATGCGTTTTTGACCACACTTGTTCAAGCCTCGCAAACAGATGAGGCTCTCAAGTTCCTGCACGTTATGAAGGGGAAGGCTTGTATGCCAggtttgaaatttttttctaatgCTCTTGATATGTTTTGTAAGCAGAATGATCATGTGAATGCTGTCCCATTGTGGGATACAATGGTCGGCAGTGGGGTAGTGCCTAATTTGATTATGTACAATAGGATGATTAGCTTGCTTTGCAACAAAAGTGACATTGATAATGCATTTCGGTTGCTTGATGAGATGGTCTTCAATGGAGTTTTTCCAGATTTTTTGACTTATAATATGATTTTTCAATGTCTGATAAAGGACAAAAAGGTTTACCAAGTAGGAAAGTTTTTCTGCGAGATgaccaagaatgaaatgcttccCAATCATCTTGATTGTGCTGCAGCCATCGCAGTGCTGATGGATGGTGATGACCCTGAAATGGCAATTGAGATATGGGACTACATGGTTGAGAACCATGTGTTGCCCCTTGATGAGAGCGCAAACGCTCTACTCATAGGACTTTGTAATTTGGGTAGGTTGTCGGAGGTGAGGAGGTTTGCAGACGATATGCTTGATAGAAAAATCAATATATATGAATCAACTATGTCAAAGTTGAAGGGCACCTTTTACAAGGAGGGTAGCAGTGCAAGGGACAGGTTTGATAACCTCTCAAGGAGATGGAGAGCTACCTAG